TAGTacggttcgtttgtttgtgtgttcccACTATGGTTTACTATTTTCAACTGTTTGAATTTATTGCTATATGtgttatattttatcattatcacTTGCTTTGTTCTTGTTTTCGGTGTCcgttttctgtttgcttttgttcttACGCTCCCCATACACTTGCGGCCTTCATAGGAAgggtgaagaaaacaaaaaacgagacaCGCGCAAAAGTGTGAATTAtggaattgtgttttttttctggttttgttttgcaaatgcaTAAGTTTTACAACGCTTTATCATATTGAGTCTCTCTAATagtaacagacacacatacacacacacacatatgcatGCGTGCTATACGTGGGCAAATTGCAACTGTTTGATTTAGCAATTTCCGTACAATCAGATTAGAGAAGCaggttcgttttttgttttttgttatgtaaCGTGTTTAATGGTGCTATTATTCGGCGCAAACATTGCCCCCAAAATGCTAGGGTTTTAGTAGAGTTTGTGTAAATAGTTTTCCATCAGTAGTATGGCGCTTTTGCTCTCGTTTTATTGCAATCCGTGAAGTAAGTGTTCGTAGTGATCTCAATCCAGTCTAGTTGTGTACAGTTCTCCTGGGGTCCGATACATTTTCGCGCGATTTGGAACATTCCCGTAACAGAATCATTGAACAGAGATACGAaagaattgttttgctttatataaaaatatactCTTTCCCCTATACTGCTCTCTGTCTGTCCGATCTGATAGGGATTGCTTCTTGAGGTGTTTGTTGCACTTTTCGTACTGTGGCGCGTGTAAACAAACCGTTTGGCAAACTGGTTAATTGGTTCCGTATCTTCAGGTATTGCGCCACTACTATCATAATGTATTGCAGTCCACTTGTGTCCGACGTTCCgtggaaatggtttttttttcacccaatTGCCACATATTACCGAAAAGCAAAGCATAGTGTGTTTGTGAATTAAATTCAACACTGCCTGTCTAAGGCAATTCATAACTGGATAGTAATACTTATATaacaaaatgggaaaaattaaTGTCTGTTGTTCTTTAAAATCTCGATGTTCGAGCGAATGTgttttggagcaaaaaaaaaggaatattaaTGATCTTTATGATTTAGGAGAGTCTTTATAAACGCTGTACCGAAATACAGAACGATATTATTGAGAAgtaagcttttttgttttgtttgttgtttgtcaaATGTATGGATCAAATGCGCGCTAAAAATAAGATTAATACTTTTCGGGACACGTTACGTTTTCCCTATTCCGTGTTGTTCGTTCGTGCACTGTCCTTCCCGCCAATGTTCCGATCTAACGTTCTAGCATTGAACATCAATATCAAATTGATGCCTCTCgcttaaaatgaaaacaacaccCGCGTGGCTTCAAAACCCGTTGAGCGGTGCGCTAATGAAACGAATTTTAAAACGGACCTTCTTCGTGCTACTTAGCTCGCTgtgaaacaaacaattgttttgtctatttagtAACTTGCTTCGTGGCCCGCCAATATGTACAGATCGTGCCCAACATCACTCGTTCCTTCGCCACTGTCCGCACGGATGGTTCGGCTTTGCAGCATTACCACTTTGCTGAAAATATTcaagagcgagagagggagCTATTAATTCTGTTATTAGGTGTGACGAATAGCAAACAACGTACTTGTCACTGCCGATAAGCTCATAGATCCGGCTCGTATCGGTAATTTCCTGCGTAATCTCACCATTCCTCAGCGAGCGGCCCTGCATACCGTATTTGTGAAACGCTAATACACTATCAGTTAAACAGACTGTAAAATAACGCAGAAGggcaagaaaaatatgttacaaAACGTATCAAACACGATTAAAGAAGGAGACCATTCTCACCTATGCTTTCGATTACAAAACTAAATTCCACGCGCGATATGAGCTTACGGCTCTGCTTTGGGAAACCCTGAATGTCAACGATTTGTACGAAACGATCGTAACACACTAATATCGCATCCTTTTCAATCTGCAATGGGAGAAACTCGTTAGTGTTGTTTTCGTAAAACTTCATCTACCACAAGTACACGACGAACGCGGCTCTACCTGATGCACTTTTATTGGTCGAAGCGTATCTCGCCGGTTTATGACCGTTGCCATACCGTCCATCTCTTCGACGGTGGTATTAAACCAACTGGGGGCTGTTAGTAGAAAGAAGATAAACGtttacattaaaacaaaatacatcGTACagcgtacattgattattcccgTGTTGCGCTACATACTGCTGTTGGTATTGATCAAATCCAGCTTTAATGATTCGTTCGGTCCTTTtctcacattcacacacacgaTCGGATATTCGAGTTCGGGTGTGATAATCATTTCGAACACGTTCGAGTTTGCACCGTAGTACTGTATATTACCGGATGGCCATTCGCATTGCTTTAGCAGCATAAACTTGTTCAACGGATCGTACCTAAAACaagcgcgaaaaaaaaacggagggGGGGAGTTATTGCAAGCTCTTATTGAGCTTTACCATCCATACAAACAAACTTACCATTGCATCAGAAAGATCCCGGTTGCCATCGAACCGCACAGATACTTGTAGCCATTGTACGGATTGCGCGTCACGCAACACTGCATGCAACCCTTCGTATCGGGAACCTTCGTCGTCAGTGCGAACTTGCGCGGTACCAGCTTCTCCGGGATCTTCTTCATGTGCATTGAGAAGCGGTGCGTCTGCTTGGAATGTAACGCCAGCAGGTCGTGCCGGTACAGTTGGGTCGTTTTGCCCGACAGCGACATCAGAATGTCCTTGATCACGTACAACCAAACGGTACGGCGCGGGTACAGCTGCTCGATTGCCGCGTCATGCAGCTCGTTCAGATTTAGATTAAAGATGCCTTCCTCGGCCCCGATCAGCAGGTGCTGATCGCGCGTTTCCGGATGTATCCATGAGGCTGTGCAGTTGATGTGCAGCGGACAGTCATTAAACACCTTCGAAAAGCAGGCGCCCATATGTACTTTCGGCGTTGGCGGTAACCCGTTCgaaacgggtcggggtggcgTATGCCGCCGGGTGCGATGATGTCGCTTCGGGGGAATGGGTGGTGTGTTGTTTAGCAGATCCGGTTGCGATTCGGAAGCTGTGTGATCGATTTAAAATCCAATTTTAAAGCTATTTCGATGTGTTTTAGCTACGCATACATACCTCCCTCACTGTTGCCATCGCCGTCACTTAAACTACGCTGCCTGGAAGACTTGTCGATTCCCTTAAACAGTTCATTCAGCTGATCCATTGAATGTCGCTTGCTATCGCTATTACTACTCCCATGTTCTTGTGGTTCACACATAGCCGTAGCTCCATTTTGCTAAAAAGGCGAatcaaaacatacaaaaaaattattaactCGTTAACTCGGTTATGCTCGTGAAAACATATCGACAAAACGTACCGCATTTAGCTGCTCTAGTTTTGCGGTCAACTGATCCATTGCATCGTAGCTGAGCGTCGAATCGTCCCGACCATTATTGTCATAATCCGATGCCGTCGACAGGCCCGCCGACAGGTAGCTGCTGCTGTCCGACGCAATCAGACTGTCCTCGTCGTCGAgcaggtggtggtgatgattgcTGCCACCGATCGCACCACCCCCCGGACCGTTCCCGGTACGATGCTGCTGCCCATTGCTGCCGGATAGTATGTCATCGTTCGAACACACCAGCAAAGAATTATCGTGCAGCGGTAGCGTACGCCTTGCGTGTGCAATGCCGTTAATTTATCGAAAGTCGCAATGAAACGGAATatagaaaaataaaggaaTAAAACTCAGCGTTAAAAACTCTCGCTTATAAACGCCTTTTTACGGCGTAAACAAATATCAACAAACTCAAAATAATGTTGAAGGTGTTGAAGAGTACGTATACTAAATATAGGATGACCACACCATTCGAATCCGCAAGGGAGTACGCACGTTCCAACGTCCAAACATACAACAGATGAAAGAGCAAATTTAAAGCCACAtttcatttaacaaaaaaaaaaagaacacactaAATGAAAATACCAATTAGAAAAAGCAGCGCTTTTGGGAAGCATTCCTGTTCTGCAAAAGCAATGCACGATTTCTTACGATGTTAGAAAATAGTGTGCTATTTACGTGCTAAtcggcaaaacaaaccaagaaTGTAAtctttttattagttttcgtttatttgtgGTTGTCGTTATTCGTGTTGTTTTAGTTTAAATGACGTGGGACGCTACCGTGGAAGGTGTTAAACAGGGCATCACATTGCGGCCCATAATGAGTTAGCTTGTGTTTTCATATTAGTTCACCAATTACAGCACTACAGTCAATTTTTGGAAGGAATAGTATCAGTACGTGGACATGCCTGACCGTGTGGCGGTTGGTGATAGGAGGGCTGGGGAACGATCGTGAGTGTGAAAACATTTGCCCAACAAGATGCAAATCGGATAAACTGGGGCGGTGCCTTTTTCCTTTAGAATGCTAAGATTACGTGATTATGTGTGATGGAGGAGCATGGCAGTAGATAATGATTGAATGGTTCAGACTGTGGTTGTGGTTGAGTTGCTGTGAGCGAGTGTATACGTGTGCCCGGGTAAGTTACTTTACTGTAGGAATGCGTGTCTTCAAGAACTTTAAGCGACTGTTTCGATAGGGCACGCGGATTAAAGCTTCATTGTGCAGAAGGCAATACAGGATTTTACACATCAGAATTGAATGGTTAAATAGCATTTGTACAACCCTTCAAAATTCACTCGTACGTCCATTGATATTCCAAAGATCGTTTCATAGAGCACCGATCAACGAGATTaacaattattcaattttattcgacttcaataaatttgtttcTAACATTATTATTTCGGTCTCTGCTTCCTCGCGTGAGTAGGATAGAATTTTAAGGCTGTAAAATGGCTACGTTAACAATCATATAAATGGTGATAATGTTTTCCCACCAAAATGAAGTCAAAATGTATacacacaacagcagcaaggaAACGGCATTAGAATGACACAGcataaaccattttttcccaATTTCGGTATTTGCTTAAGCATGAGCGGAAGGGCGGTGTAAAGAACCCAAAGTTTGGGGAACTTTCGGGAAAGGGCATATTCTTGAATGAACTATACATGAGCGCTTATGCGAAGAGAGCTGATATATTGCATGATGGTGGAATGGAATTACACTCTCGGtgggatagaaaaaaaaaaatgcctttGCTATAGGAGCACGAGAAGGTGGTGAATGGTACAATGGTACAATGTGGCGTTGCGGATGTCTGTTACCTTATCTTCAACTCCTCGTCTATATAATGCAATAGACTcctagaaaaaagaaaaaaaacatagaagaaaaaaaaacgcaagacAGATATGGCACCAGTTATTGTTTTAGAATGGAATGTTTAAGAAAtaaacagagagaaagagagagggagagagagagagaaacagacAGTATAAGATGTTTTCATAGATAGAACACGTTCGGAACATCTTACTTAAAATCGTGGCGTAGCGTGTGAAAGGACGTTCACCAGAGGTACAATGGAAAGGAGCATGGTTTAGACGACCGTAAGCTATGTAACGCGAAGCAAATGGTACACCGTTTGGGTACTAGTATTCAAATTAGAAGTAATTGACTGTCCTCTCCTGAACACAAGAGTACAACACATTAACATATTTAATTCTAGTTAGCCGCAAGTGAAAGGGTGAATTTGTTAAATtcatttgttggttttttttacgctTAACATAACATACAATGTATCTTAGCCGAATATGTCAGAATTTTTAGAACAAAATGAGTAACACCGCTTGTTTGTATGCATttttgtgaatgtgtgtgtgtatgtgattttgttgttttccatgGTGGTAACGGTTAAAGTGCATTATCAACCGACATTAATTAATGGCGCATTCGGGTAAAAGTAGTTAGAATTTCCTTCGCTTTCCTATTCACTGTAGCGTGTGTGAAGTAATGTTACCCGTCTTTGCAATGGGATACAGCTAAACAGAATAGCATAATGCTAAGCGTATATCGGTTTAATCAACGTGTTACTAAAGTTAAGTAGCTTTGCGGAGGACATCTAGGACTTTCTAACAGCACTTTACGAAAAATATATGCAATACTTTAAACCCTCTTCATCGCATCGAAAAATCTTATCTTAGAAAAAGTGATAGATAAAAGCCCAGCATACTTACATATCACTCGGTAGTGTTTCGGGACTAGATGAACGCTCATTTTCCAACAGTTCTAAAATTGTAACAAAGCCGGTTATGAAATTACATTATATGACGTTGATTCACAACCCATTCAACTCACTGCAATGGTAAACAGAATTGGAGGAATGCATTCGACTCGTAATTCTCTGCGGTCCATTTGCGATGGCCTGCGAAATGCGTTAAAAGCAGAAACATAATTAATATAACTTCTTCTATTGTCATGTGCCCctaaaaaccaaaacgaaTCATTACTCCTTCTTCCTCCGTATCCTGGTAGTAGTAGCTCGCGTGCGGGCTGTGATATTTTTGCAGCAGCTCCTGCGGCAACCGGATGGACATGTCCgactggaagaaggcatgctgCAGCAACCGTTCCGCCGTCGGCCGCTTTTTGGGATTCTTCGTGAGTGCCACCTTCAGAAAGGAGTGAAAATTGGTACTCCAACGATCTTTCTCCTTCAGTGTCGGTGGTTTGAAACCGCTCTTGGACATCAGAAAGAGTGCTCGCATCGGGTGCAGATCAAACATGGGCGGCTGCAGTTCGGCTAATTCTGTGCAAAATCGATCGTGAAAACGTGATCGTGTGATTAGTACGGTTGTCCCGATTGGTGACATTGTTATTCTCCCCTACCGATCGCAGTAATACCACAGGCCCATATATCGCACAGATGATTGTAACCACCTTTCCGTTCAACGGCCGCCACCTCCGGCGCCATCCAGTATGGTGTacctaaaaaaagaaaaaaaataatactaatTAATAAGTAATTGatggtattgtttgttttgttagatGCGAtatttcaaccaaaaaaaaaaaacctgaatttaaataaaactaaatattaTACTACATTATATGATCACATTATTCCATACATTTCCCTTCTGTGCCATAAAAGGTTAGGCCGTGAAACAAACCCCGCCTCGCCACAACCAATTGTCCCTTTTATACGACTAAAGCACCGACTAAATCGCGTTATCTTATCATGTGCTGcctgcaaaaaaacaaaacaaagtagGCATCTGCTATATTTGCCTATACTATGCTAATTCAGTATCAGTAGCCGCGATTTCGAAGCGGTTCTGGACAGCACATTGCTGTGCTTTATGTAATGCAACCGTACACTGGAAACAAATAGATGTACAgtaaagtaaattaaataatggttgaataatttaacTCAATGCTTCCACAATCCCATATCACTATCGGTGCTCTCATccgaaagcacacacacacatagccACCCACACGGTCGCTGTTCCAAACGCCGGGGGGCAAATGGTGGTAAATGTAGTGTGTCCATTCGATTAAAAATCGTTTCAACACCCTCGCGCTCGCATACCCAAAAGCCAACCCGACTCAAACCGATCCGAACCGCGTCGAATGAAGATCGCATCACATCCGTCACGCGTCGCGAATCACCTTTTTGCCTTGAGTAGCACACCACACCAATGGCAATACAGCACGGGCCATAACGTGACGAATGCACTTGACTGTCCATAAAATGTCGGGCAACTTTCGCAGAAACAAATAGCAAATTTGAAGCATCTTTACTACGCTACTGGATCAGCTGTTTCGAGAATCTATTGCAGCAACAAATGTTGTCCCTTAAGCATTGCATGAATCCATCGCTTGTTTTCCGCATATCGCGTGGTATGTTAATTGATAAACGAGCCTTCTGCAGTCTAATGGCCATTAAAGCGTAGTAACAATTGGCTACGTAAGAGTCGTGCCACTGGATAGCGCATATCAAGGGGTCCAGGAAACGGAATGCACTCAAACAAAAGCTTCATAACGTGCATAACACCTGAACGGCGCAGGATATGTTTTCAACTACTTTAGCTTCCTTTTACTCGACACCTCGGCAGCAGGGAAACGAAATTAGCCCATTTCGTGCAGCCCTAATGCGAACTCTGGAGGGGGTAACAGTTAACATCCAACATCCCAAAAGCGCCATACGTTTGATATTGCGTGCTGGAAAACGGTTGAAATCAACCGTGGCAGaagggggaaa
The Anopheles moucheti chromosome 2, idAnoMoucSN_F20_07, whole genome shotgun sequence genome window above contains:
- the LOC128309368 gene encoding mitogen-activated protein kinase kinase kinase kinase 5 isoform X1 yields the protein MSHPTPILSSAISRRNPEDEYELIHKIGSGTYGDVYKAKKLQSNDLAAIKVIKLEPGDDIQIIQQEILMMRDCRHSNIISYYGSYMRHDKLWICMEYCGGGSLQDIYQVTGPLTELQIAYMCRETLRGLSYLHSMGKIHRDIKGANILLTERGDVKLADFGVSAQITATINKRRSFIGTPYWMAPEVAAVERKGGYNHLCDIWACGITAIELAELQPPMFDLHPMRALFLMSKSGFKPPTLKEKDRWSTNFHSFLKVALTKNPKKRPTAERLLQHAFFQSDMSIRLPQELLQKYHSPHASYYYQDTEEEGAIANGPQRITSRMHSSNSVYHCKLLENERSSSPETLPSDMSLLHYIDEELKIRRTLPLHDNSLLVCSNDDILSGSNGQQHRTGNGPGGGAIGGSNHHHHLLDDEDSLIASDSSSYLSAGLSTASDYDNNGRDDSTLSYDAMDQLTAKLEQLNAQNGATAMCEPQEHGSSNSDSKRHSMDQLNELFKGIDKSSRQRSLSDGDGNSEGASESQPDLLNNTPPIPPKRHHRTRRHTPPRPVSNGLPPTPKVHMGACFSKVFNDCPLHINCTASWIHPETRDQHLLIGAEEGIFNLNLNELHDAAIEQLYPRRTVWLYVIKDILMSLSGKTTQLYRHDLLALHSKQTHRFSMHMKKIPEKLVPRKFALTTKVPDTKGCMQCCVTRNPYNGYKYLCGSMATGIFLMQWYDPLNKFMLLKQCEWPSGNIQYYGANSNVFEMIITPELEYPIVCVNVRKGPNESLKLDLINTNSTPSWFNTTVEEMDGMATVINRRDTLRPIKVHQIEKDAILVCYDRFVQIVDIQGFPKQSRKLISRVEFSFVIESIVCLTDSVLAFHKYGMQGRSLRNGEITQEITDTSRIYELIGSDNKVVMLQSRTIRADSGEGTSDVGHDLYILAGHEASY
- the LOC128309368 gene encoding mitogen-activated protein kinase kinase kinase kinase 5 isoform X2 produces the protein MSHPTPILSSAISRRNPEDEYELIHKIGSGTYGDVYKAKKLQSNDLAAIKVIKLEPGDDIQIIQQEILMMRDCRHSNIISYYGSYMRHDKLWICMEYCGGGSLQDIYQVTGPLTELQIAYMCRETLRGLSYLHSMGKIHRDIKGANILLTERGDVKLADFGVSAQITATINKRRSFIGTPYWMAPEVAAVERKGGYNHLCDIWACGITAIELAELQPPMFDLHPMRALFLMSKSGFKPPTLKEKDRWSTNFHSFLKVALTKNPKKRPTAERLLQHAFFQSDMSIRLPQELLQKYHSPHASYYYQDTEEEGAIANGPQRITSRMHSSNSVYHCKLLENERSSSPETLPSDMRTLPLHDNSLLVCSNDDILSGSNGQQHRTGNGPGGGAIGGSNHHHHLLDDEDSLIASDSSSYLSAGLSTASDYDNNGRDDSTLSYDAMDQLTAKLEQLNAQNGATAMCEPQEHGSSNSDSKRHSMDQLNELFKGIDKSSRQRSLSDGDGNSEGASESQPDLLNNTPPIPPKRHHRTRRHTPPRPVSNGLPPTPKVHMGACFSKVFNDCPLHINCTASWIHPETRDQHLLIGAEEGIFNLNLNELHDAAIEQLYPRRTVWLYVIKDILMSLSGKTTQLYRHDLLALHSKQTHRFSMHMKKIPEKLVPRKFALTTKVPDTKGCMQCCVTRNPYNGYKYLCGSMATGIFLMQWYDPLNKFMLLKQCEWPSGNIQYYGANSNVFEMIITPELEYPIVCVNVRKGPNESLKLDLINTNSTPSWFNTTVEEMDGMATVINRRDTLRPIKVHQIEKDAILVCYDRFVQIVDIQGFPKQSRKLISRVEFSFVIESIVCLTDSVLAFHKYGMQGRSLRNGEITQEITDTSRIYELIGSDNKVVMLQSRTIRADSGEGTSDVGHDLYILAGHEASY